The Humulus lupulus chromosome 4, drHumLupu1.1, whole genome shotgun sequence genome has a window encoding:
- the LOC133830833 gene encoding APO protein 4, mitochondrial → MALRKVLSSNVSSKINILLWEEFQWRSYSTAKKNLVDIRPMIQKRIESRAKDYPIRGMIPVAEEVLNSRRVLIQGVSALLKVIPIVSCKFCPEVYIGEEGHLIRTCCGPKRFGKKQVHEWIVGGLNDILVTVEAFHLQHMFQSIVKHNERFDLERVPAVVELCWQAGADPNHECPLTTTPDSDGNSCGADGVEYLSIQELKSIAKTTLHAWETLREGVQRLLLVYSAKVCKHCSEVHIGPSGHLARNCGVFKYESWQRTHIWKKAEVYDLVPPKIVWRRRPQDPPVLLNEGSDFYGHAPAVVDLCTKTGIIAPTKYNCMMKIQGLSRPMQFKD, encoded by the exons ATGGCCCTGAGGAAGGTTTTGAGTTCGAATGTGTCTAGCAAAATCAACATATTACTATGGGAGGAGTTTCAATGGAGGTCTTACAGTACTGCAAAGAAGAATTTAGTGGATATCCGACCCATGATACAGAAGAGAATAGAAAGCCGGGCTAAGGATTACCCGATTCGGGGAATGATTCCGGTGGCAGAGGAGGTCCTCAACTCCAGGAGGGTCCTTATTCAGGGTGTCTCTGCTCTTCTCAAAGTGATCCCAATTGTTTCCTGCAA ATTTTGCCCTGAGGTCTATATTGGTGAGGAAGGCCACTTAATTCGGACTTGTTGTGGTCCTAAACGTTTTGGCAAAAAACAAGTTCATGAATGGATAGTTGGTGGTCTGAACGATATACTCGTTACAGTAGAGGCATTTCACTTACAACACATGTTCCAGAGTATTGTTAAACACAATGAAAGGTTTGACCTTGAACGAGTTCCTGCTGTTGTTGAGCTGTGTTGGCAAGCAGGAGCTGACCCAAATCATGAATGTCCACTCACCACCACTCCTGATTCAGATGGTAACTCTTGCGGTGCTGATGGAGTTGAGTATCTGTCAATTCAAGAACTGAAATCAATAGCTAAAACCACTTTGCATGCATGGGAAACACTTAGGGAAGGCGTACAGAGGTTGCTGTTGGTCTATTCAGCTAAAGTCTGCAAACATTGTTCTGAAGTTCATATTGGCCCGTCTGGTCATTTGGCTAGGAATTGTGGAGTGTTTAAGTATGAAAGTTGGCAAAGAACCCATATTTGGAAGAAAGCAGAAGTATATGATTTAGTGCCTCCAAAAATTGTTTGGCGAAGAAGGCCTCAGGACCCTCCTGTGCTTTTAAATGAAGGGAGCGATTTTTATGGACATGCCCCGGCTGTTGTTGATCTGTGCACAAAGACTGGTATAATTGCGCCTACAAAGTATAATTGTATGATGAAGATTCAAGGTTTATCTAGACCTATGCAATTCAAAGATTGA